CCTGCCTCGCGTCGCCACGGCGGCGGAGTTCGACTCCGGGCCGTTGCACGCCAAGCTGCAGCGCGCACTGGCGGCCGAAGCTGATGGCCGCGCGTCAGCGTGGAGGTGGCTCTTCCGTCCGGTTGCCATCGCCGGCGCCGTGGTGACGGCTGTGGTCGTACTCTTTTTTTCCGTCATGGGTGGTCCGAAGGCGGTGTTGATCCCACTGGGTGTGGAACCACCCCCTGTGGCCGTGACGAGTGACCCGGACTTGTTCGAGAACTACCAGGTTATCCAGCACCTGGACGCGCTGGAGAACTTCGACAATGTCGAGTCGGTACCGTTGGATGATGATCAACCCGTGCACCAAGGGTGATCCGGCCGGATGAGCGCACGCGGGGCGACTATGGCACTACTGGTGATGGGCGCCTTGTGCGCGGTCGTGTCCGCCGTCCCGGCACGCGTGCTCGTGGCGGAACGCTGGCACGACTTGAGCCCGAAGCAACGGTACCGGACGCTGCAGAATTATTGGCGCCATCAGCAGCTCCCGGCGGATCGCCAGCGCGATATCGAGCAGCGTTACAAGCGCTGGCGCGGCATGTCACCCGATGAACGGGCTCGTATCCAGCAGAATTACGAGCGTTTCCGCCAACTGCCCCCCGAGGAGCGCGAGCGCTTCCAGCGCAAGTACGACAAGTGGCGCCAACACGGTGAGTCGCGGCATTGACCACGGGCAGCGGGCGAGGTGACGTGCGGTTTGCGTAGTTCATTCTCAGGGTCGCGGCTCGCAACTGTCGATTTATATGCTGAGTGCCGCCAACAACCTGACGGATTGAGCATGTCAGGGCGCTGAAAACCATACATTGCCAGCCGCACACCGGCGGGACCTAGCTGGAACGGCATTTGCCAAAGCATTCTGGTGAAAGGTCGTAGGTCTAAAATGATGACAGCGCCATCAATTGAACCAACCAACGGAACTGTCCTCGTGGTCGATGACACCCTGGACAATCTGATCCTCACCGTACGTTCTCTACAGAGAGCCGGCATTAACTCTCTCGCCGCATCGCGAGGCTTGCAGTGCTTGGAGATCGCCAAGAACAGACACGTCGACGTGATTCTGCTCGATCTCATCATGCCGGAGTTGGACGGCTGGGGCACGCTGGCGGCATTGCGGCACGACCAGACTACGCGAGACATTCCCGTCATCATGTTTTCTTGCGACGACCGCCTGGCGGTTCGAGAGCGCGCCATGAAGGAGGGTGCGGTCGATTTTCTTCCACGCCCGGTGATGCCCGATATCTTGCTGGCGTGCGTTCAAATGCACCTCCGAGCGGTGGCCAGGGCGCGGGCACTTGAGGTCATGGATCGGGAACTGGACTCGACGTTGTCCCGTGCCGCGGCAGCGTTCGGTCCGTAGCGGCCCCCGCATTTCTGCCTTACCGCTGTGACCACCACCAGGCAGACTCAAGCTGTCTGATGGACCGGCTTCCCCACCGAAGGAAACATGTAGTTCAGTGGGAAAAGGCCGCCTAGGGGCTGCGGTACACGATCAAGCCGTGCGTCGGATCGTAGGGTGACACCGCAACTGTGACTCGATCCCCAGGAATGACCTTAATGTGGAAGCGGCGCATCCGGCCACTGATTTTGGCCAAGAACTGTTGCCCCTTGTCTGATTCAACTCGAAATTGGCCGCCCGCCAGGACCTCTCTTACGGTACCTTCGATCTGAATCAAGTCTTCACGACTCACACAATACCCCCTTCGCCACTGAGAGTATTCCTCTACGGCCGTTCACCGCTGAGGCGTCACACCTGAGTCTGGAAGCAGGAGATATTCATTCGCGCGGTATAGCAAACCAGCGCGACAGCTGCTCCGGCCGATGCCACCGCAGACATCATCTTCCTTTCGCCAGCAACCGCGCGGCGTCCTTGGCAAAATACGTCAGGATCATGTCGGCGCCGGCACGGCGAATGGCGACGAGCATTTCCATCATGACGCGCTCTTCGTCGAGCCAGCCGTTCTGTGCTGCGGCCTTGATCATGGCGTATTCACCACTGACATTGTACGCCGCCAGGGGATGTCCGAATGTCTCCTTCACCCGCCAGATGAGATCGAGGTACGGCAGCGCCGGCTTGACCATCACGATATCAGCACCTTCGTCGATATCGAGTTGCACCTCGCGTAGCGCCTCCTCGGCGTTCGGCGGATCCATCTGGTACGAGCGGCGGTCGCCGAACTGTGGAGCCGATTCCGCCGCCTCACGAAACGGGCCGTAGAATCCCGAGGCGAATTTTGCCGCGTACGCCATGATCGGAATCTGATCGAAGCCTTCCTCGTCGAGCGTCTCGCGGATCATACCGATGCGCCCATCCATCATGTCCGACGGAGCCACCATGTCCGCCCCGGCTTTGGCGTGTGACAGGGCCTCTTTCGCCAGCAGATCCAAGGTGGCGTCGTTGTCCACATCGCCGTCGACCACCACGCCGCAGTGGCCGTGATCGGTGTACTCGCACAAGCACACGTCCGTAATGAGCAGCAGATTCGGCACCTGCTTCTTGAGGGTGCGCAAGGCCTGCTGCACGATCCCATTCTCGGTGTATGCACCCGAACCGGCGCTGTCCTTAGTCTCAGGAATCCCGAACAAGATGATCGCCGGAATGCCGAGGTCTCGGATCTCCTTGCACTCCTCCACCAAGCGATCGACCGAAAGCTGCGCCACTCCCGGCATGCTGGCGACGGGTTTGTTCACCCGCGTGCCAGGCACCACAAAGAGCGGCATAATCAGATTGTCAACGCCCAGTCGTGTCTCCCGAACCATGCGGCGGAAATTCTCGTTCTGCCGCAAACGCCGGGGTCGGTACTCGGGAAATTCCATACGATCTCCTCCGTCGGGGCCTACTCAGCCCGCCTGATCGGCCGGGGGGCTTCCGTATAATAGCGCAGAATCGCCTCGACAAAGGCAGCGATCGTATACGCGCTCGGTTGAATGTCCACCCGCATGCCGTAGCGGTGGGCGGTGGCGGCGGTGACCGGTCCAATGCAGCCCACCGTGGCATGAGCCAGCACCTGCGCCAGATCCTCTTTGAAGATCGCCACGAAATTCTGCACCGTGCTGGAGCTGGTAAAGGTGATGAGGTCGGCCCCACCGCCGAGCAGTTCCGCCCGCAGCTCGGTGGCGACGCCCGACGGCAGCGCCGTCGTGTAGGTCGCGATGTCTTCCACCGTCGCCCCGTGCTCTCTCAGCTGCACCGGCAAGACGTCGCGCGCGCCAGCAGCGCGCGGCAGCAGGATGCGTTTGCCGGCCACGCCACCTTGCACGAGCGCGGCCACGACCGCCTCGGCACGGTACTCGTCGGGAATCATCTCGACGCGCAGGCAGTATCGCTGCAGGGCCTTCGCGGTCTGCGGGCCGATGGCGGCCACACGGGCGCGATGCCAGTCCCGCACGTCGGCGCCGATCGCCTGCAGCCGGTCGAAGAAGACGCGCACGCCGTTGACGCTGGTGAACACCACCCAGTCGAAATCAGCGACCCGACGGATGGCGTCGTCCAGCGGCGCACAAGTGGGGGGCGGAACGGTCTCGATGGTCGGGAACGGGATGACCTCGGCGCCCCAGGCTTCCAGCTGTTCGGCGAACTCCGCCGCCTGCGCCCGCGGGCGCGTGATGACGATGCGGCGGCCGAAGAGCGGCTTGCGCTCGAACCAGTTCAGCTTCTCGCGCAGCCGCACCACCTCACCCACCACGGCGATGGCTGGCGGCCGCAGGTGCTGCGCTTCGGCCAGCGCGGCGATCGTGCC
This portion of the Candidatus Binatia bacterium genome encodes:
- the cobA gene encoding uroporphyrinogen-III C-methyltransferase, with product MGKVYLVGAGPGDPGLFTLKGKRCLEQADVVIYDYLANPRLLDYASPRALRLLVGKHGGGSRVEQEVITKLTVDHARAGRIVVRLKGGDPFIFGRGAEEAEAIRDAGLDFEIVPGVSSAIAVPAYAGIPLTHRLFASNVIFTTGYEYPTKEEPAVRWAELARSGSTLVILMATRQLRSSLDKLMASGLTPHMPVAVIRWGTRADQQTIVGTAGTIAALAEAQHLRPPAIAVVGEVVRLREKLNWFERKPLFGRRIVITRPRAQAAEFAEQLEAWGAEVIPFPTIETVPPPTCAPLDDAIRRVADFDWVVFTSVNGVRVFFDRLQAIGADVRDWHRARVAAIGPQTAKALQRYCLRVEMIPDEYRAEAVVAALVQGGVAGKRILLPRAAGARDVLPVQLREHGATVEDIATYTTALPSGVATELRAELLGGGADLITFTSSSTVQNFVAIFKEDLAQVLAHATVGCIGPVTAATAHRYGMRVDIQPSAYTIAAFVEAILRYYTEAPRPIRRAE
- the infA gene encoding translation initiation factor IF-1, translating into MSREDLIQIEGTVREVLAGGQFRVESDKGQQFLAKISGRMRRFHIKVIPGDRVTVAVSPYDPTHGLIVYRSP
- a CDS encoding DUF3106 domain-containing protein produces the protein MALLVMGALCAVVSAVPARVLVAERWHDLSPKQRYRTLQNYWRHQQLPADRQRDIEQRYKRWRGMSPDERARIQQNYERFRQLPPEERERFQRKYDKWRQHGESRH
- a CDS encoding zf-HC2 domain-containing protein, translated to MASCWVVRRNLTAWVDGELPRRKAEPLERHLTGCAACSAEAEGLRAAIGWQRQILPRVATAAEFDSGPLHAKLQRALAAEADGRASAWRWLFRPVAIAGAVVTAVVVLFFSVMGGPKAVLIPLGVEPPPVAVTSDPDLFENYQVIQHLDALENFDNVESVPLDDDQPVHQG
- a CDS encoding response regulator; this encodes MVDDTLDNLILTVRSLQRAGINSLAASRGLQCLEIAKNRHVDVILLDLIMPELDGWGTLAALRHDQTTRDIPVIMFSCDDRLAVRERAMKEGAVDFLPRPVMPDILLACVQMHLRAVARARALEVMDRELDSTLSRAAAAFGP
- the hemB gene encoding porphobilinogen synthase, translating into MEFPEYRPRRLRQNENFRRMVRETRLGVDNLIMPLFVVPGTRVNKPVASMPGVAQLSVDRLVEECKEIRDLGIPAIILFGIPETKDSAGSGAYTENGIVQQALRTLKKQVPNLLLITDVCLCEYTDHGHCGVVVDGDVDNDATLDLLAKEALSHAKAGADMVAPSDMMDGRIGMIRETLDEEGFDQIPIMAYAAKFASGFYGPFREAAESAPQFGDRRSYQMDPPNAEEALREVQLDIDEGADIVMVKPALPYLDLIWRVKETFGHPLAAYNVSGEYAMIKAAAQNGWLDEERVMMEMLVAIRRAGADMILTYFAKDAARLLAKGR